A genomic segment from Polyangium mundeleinium encodes:
- a CDS encoding DoxX family protein, translating into MAPADRPAEPAAPAPPESRVKVVLRVVLALAMTGVGILHFVSPAPFVQIVPAALPAPLALVYVSGVAEIAGGVGLLVPRLRRAAGIGLIALYVAVFPANINMAIHEIQVGDDPVPAWALWARLPFQLVFIAWAYWVGVRSRPGRV; encoded by the coding sequence ATGGCTCCCGCCGATCGCCCCGCCGAACCCGCCGCGCCCGCGCCGCCGGAGAGCCGCGTGAAGGTCGTTCTCCGCGTCGTGCTCGCCCTGGCCATGACGGGCGTGGGCATCCTGCATTTCGTGTCCCCCGCGCCGTTCGTGCAAATCGTCCCCGCGGCCCTGCCCGCGCCGCTCGCGCTCGTGTACGTGAGCGGAGTCGCCGAGATCGCGGGCGGCGTGGGCCTGCTCGTCCCGCGGCTCCGGCGCGCGGCGGGCATCGGACTCATCGCGCTTTACGTCGCGGTGTTCCCCGCGAACATCAACATGGCGATCCACGAGATCCAGGTCGGCGACGACCCCGTGCCCGCATGGGCGTTATGGGCGCGGCTCCCGTTTCAGCTCGTTTTCATCGCCTGGGCGTACTGGGTCGGCGTTCGTTCGCGTCCGGGGCGCGTGTAG